In Opitutus sp., one genomic interval encodes:
- a CDS encoding MFS transporter, whose translation MSTTEIPAPKRSLSLGVIFLTLYIDLIGFSIIFPLGPDLLKHYLAVDGQSGLLGWLLEHINALARTLGNETHLPEVLFGGIISSVFSILQFVFAPFWGTLSDKRGRRPILLLTVAGTTLSYLLWVISGSFWLFLAARVIAGAFGGNLSVATAAVADVTTRAERSKAMGLVGAAFGLGLVTGPMIGAFTAHINLLDRFPGLAAWGINPFSVPALFSLGMSAVNLVWIYRRFSETRPPEARVVPGETRLRNPLGAILSLADARIRGVNVVAFVYSIAFVAMEAALVFLSAERFNYTARDNGLLMGFLGLCSIITQGFIVRRLLLKVPETRLLASGLLISTVGLLCIGFAPVPFWLYTGVGLLALGSGLVNPSTTGLISLYAGADEQGRVLGIFRSLGSLSRAITPISAGIVFWTLGAKAVFIGAAVMAIGAWIASTRLPQPVK comes from the coding sequence ATGTCCACCACCGAGATTCCCGCGCCCAAACGCTCCCTGTCCCTTGGCGTGATCTTCCTCACGCTCTACATCGACCTCATCGGCTTCTCGATCATCTTCCCGCTCGGGCCGGACCTGCTCAAACACTACCTCGCCGTCGACGGCCAAAGCGGCCTGCTCGGCTGGCTCCTAGAGCACATCAACGCCCTCGCCCGCACCCTCGGCAACGAAACCCACCTGCCCGAGGTCCTCTTCGGCGGCATCATCAGCTCGGTCTTCTCGATCCTCCAATTCGTCTTCGCGCCGTTCTGGGGCACGCTCTCCGACAAACGCGGCCGCCGCCCCATTCTACTGCTCACCGTCGCCGGCACTACCCTCAGTTACCTGCTCTGGGTAATCAGCGGCTCGTTCTGGCTGTTCCTGGCCGCCCGCGTGATCGCCGGTGCGTTTGGCGGCAACCTCTCCGTCGCCACCGCCGCCGTCGCCGACGTCACCACCCGCGCCGAACGTTCCAAGGCGATGGGCCTAGTCGGTGCCGCCTTCGGTCTCGGCCTGGTCACCGGCCCGATGATCGGCGCGTTCACCGCCCACATCAACCTGCTCGACCGCTTCCCGGGCCTGGCCGCGTGGGGCATTAACCCGTTCTCCGTGCCCGCCCTGTTCTCGCTGGGCATGAGTGCGGTTAACCTGGTGTGGATCTACCGCCGCTTTAGCGAAACCCGCCCGCCCGAGGCACGCGTTGTCCCCGGCGAAACCCGCCTGCGCAACCCCCTCGGCGCCATCCTCTCGCTGGCCGACGCGCGCATCCGCGGCGTCAACGTCGTGGCGTTTGTTTACTCGATCGCCTTCGTCGCGATGGAAGCCGCGCTGGTTTTTTTGAGCGCTGAACGCTTCAACTACACCGCCCGCGACAACGGCCTGCTCATGGGCTTCCTCGGCCTGTGCTCGATCATCACCCAGGGTTTTATCGTGCGACGCCTACTGCTGAAAGTCCCCGAGACCCGCTTACTGGCCAGTGGTTTACTCATCTCCACGGTGGGCCTGCTGTGCATCGGCTTCGCGCCGGTGCCCTTCTGGCTTTACACCGGCGTCGGCCTGTTGGCGCTGGGGTCCGGCTTGGTTAACCCCTCGACCACGGGACTCATTTCCTTGTACGCCGGAGCCGACGAACAGGGCCGGGTGCTGGGGATTTTCCGCTCGCTCGGCTCGCTCTCGCGGGCGATTACGCCGATCAGCGCCGGCATCGTGTTTTGGACACTGGGCGCGAAGGCCGTCTTCATCGGTGCGGCGGTGATGGCGATCGGTGCGTGGATCGCCAGCACCCGCCTGCCGCAGCCGGTGAAGTGA
- a CDS encoding carboxypeptidase M32, translating to MTATAYERLVAKLNRAHYLGTVAGLLGWDEQVNLPADSADQRAEQLTLLAELQHAAASDPEIGELLRDLESTTFANPKCHLIGDTLAGGGVAGGADQAVVVREARRDYERVVKLPAAFVAEKARHSSAAYHAWAAAKEHSDFAAFAPFLQKHLDLARQEAVFLGWGDRPYDYAIDKHDPGLTAAKLTELFAELQAGLVPLVRAIAASPVRPKPGIFKNFPVESQRDFLREVTEKLGFNYRRGRIDVSLHPFCEGSGADIRMTTRFDADNPLDSLFSAIHETGHGLYEQGLPLAAQGTPLGQNAGMGVHESQSRLWENQVSRSRAFWSFFEPCFREKFPAQLADVSSADLYLAVNEVAPTLIRVDSDEVHYNLHILLRFELERRLFAGELSVADLPSAWNALSEKLLGLTPTSDRVGVLQDVHWSGGAFGYFPSYCLGNMIAAQLWFTVRKVYPELDADFEKGDFTRLLGWLRTQIHEQGRRYEALELVRRVTGDELSPKYLLRYLQERYAPLYLTGKG from the coding sequence ATGACTGCCACCGCCTACGAGCGCCTCGTCGCCAAACTCAACCGTGCCCATTATCTGGGTACCGTGGCCGGCCTGCTTGGCTGGGATGAACAGGTTAATTTGCCCGCCGACAGCGCCGACCAGCGCGCCGAACAACTCACCCTGCTCGCCGAACTCCAGCACGCCGCCGCATCCGATCCCGAAATCGGTGAACTCCTCCGCGATCTGGAGTCCACCACCTTCGCCAATCCAAAGTGTCACCTAATAGGTGACACTTTGGCCGGGGGCGGTGTGGCGGGAGGGGCGGATCAGGCGGTGGTGGTGAGAGAGGCGCGCCGCGACTATGAGCGGGTGGTCAAATTGCCTGCTGCGTTTGTGGCCGAGAAGGCCCGCCACTCCAGCGCCGCCTACCACGCCTGGGCCGCCGCCAAGGAGCATTCTGATTTTGCGGCGTTCGCCCCGTTTCTCCAAAAACACCTCGACCTCGCCCGCCAGGAGGCCGTCTTCCTCGGCTGGGGCGACCGGCCCTACGACTACGCCATCGACAAACACGATCCCGGCCTGACCGCCGCGAAACTGACCGAGCTGTTCGCCGAACTGCAGGCCGGCCTCGTGCCGCTCGTGCGCGCCATCGCCGCTTCTCCCGTGCGCCCCAAGCCAGGCATTTTCAAAAACTTCCCCGTCGAGTCCCAGCGCGACTTCCTGCGCGAGGTCACCGAAAAACTCGGATTCAACTACCGTCGCGGCCGCATCGACGTTTCGCTCCACCCTTTCTGCGAGGGCTCAGGAGCCGATATCCGCATGACCACGCGCTTCGACGCCGACAACCCGCTCGATTCGCTGTTTTCGGCCATCCACGAGACCGGCCACGGGCTCTACGAGCAGGGCCTCCCACTCGCAGCTCAGGGCACGCCGCTCGGCCAGAACGCCGGCATGGGTGTACACGAATCGCAGAGCCGCCTGTGGGAAAACCAGGTCTCGCGTAGCCGCGCCTTCTGGAGTTTTTTCGAGCCGTGTTTCCGTGAAAAATTTCCCGCGCAACTCGCCGATGTATCGTCCGCCGACCTGTACTTGGCGGTCAACGAAGTCGCACCGACACTCATCCGCGTCGATTCTGACGAGGTGCATTACAACCTCCATATTCTCCTACGCTTCGAGCTGGAGCGGCGGCTGTTTGCCGGCGAACTCTCGGTGGCCGACCTGCCGTCGGCATGGAACGCGCTCTCGGAAAAGTTACTCGGCCTTACACCGACCAGCGACCGCGTCGGGGTGTTGCAAGACGTGCACTGGTCGGGTGGGGCGTTCGGGTATTTCCCGAGCTATTGTTTGGGTAACATGATCGCCGCCCAGCTCTGGTTTACCGTGCGCAAGGTGTACCCCGAGCTGGACGCCGATTTTGAGAAAGGGGATTTCACTCGCCTGCTGGGCTGGCTGCGCACGCAGATCCACGAGCAGGGACGGCGCTACGAAGCGCTGGAGTTGGTCCGGCGGGTGACCGGTGACGAGCTAAGCCCGAAGTACCTTTTGCGTTATCTGCAGGAGCGTTACGCACCGCTGTACCTGACGGGAAAAGGGTGA
- a CDS encoding TatD family hydrolase, whose amino-acid sequence MHLIDTHTHLDGFARRGELPAVLDRARAAGVTSMISIGTDSEDWALIRDLAVAHPGVVHFTVGLHPCSVRENWADEVAQIEGFWADGKKPVALGECGLDRFHLPKDDAARAEQIFAWQQAAFALQLKIVQRLGCPVVVHSRGAFTETVAMIDASGVDWTRVVFHCFSEGPEEMAELVKRGAFGSFTGVLTYKNAENVRASALAQGLDRLMLETDAPYLTPVPHRGKPNEPAFMRHTADYAAGVFGVSVEKLAEATTQTARTFFGL is encoded by the coding sequence ATGCACCTGATCGATACCCACACCCACCTTGATGGCTTTGCCCGGCGCGGCGAGCTGCCCGCGGTGCTCGACCGCGCCCGCGCGGCCGGCGTCACTTCGATGATTTCCATTGGTACTGATAGCGAGGATTGGGCGCTGATCCGCGATCTCGCCGTCGCGCATCCCGGCGTCGTTCACTTTACGGTCGGGCTCCACCCGTGTTCGGTGCGGGAAAACTGGGCTGACGAGGTCGCTCAAATTGAGGGTTTTTGGGCGGACGGAAAAAAGCCCGTCGCCCTCGGCGAATGCGGGTTGGATCGGTTTCATTTGCCCAAGGACGACGCGGCTCGGGCCGAACAAATCTTCGCCTGGCAACAGGCCGCCTTCGCCCTCCAGTTGAAAATCGTCCAGCGCCTGGGCTGCCCCGTGGTGGTTCATTCCCGGGGGGCGTTTACCGAGACCGTGGCGATGATCGACGCGAGCGGCGTCGACTGGACCCGCGTGGTGTTTCACTGCTTTAGCGAAGGGCCCGAGGAGATGGCCGAGTTGGTGAAACGCGGGGCCTTCGGGTCGTTCACCGGTGTACTCACGTATAAGAATGCGGAGAACGTGCGGGCGTCGGCCCTCGCCCAGGGTCTCGACCGGCTGATGCTGGAGACCGACGCGCCGTACCTCACGCCGGTGCCGCATCGGGGCAAACCCAACGAGCCGGCGTTTATGCGCCACACCGCCGACTACGCCGCCGGGGTTTTCGGGGTGAGCGTGGAAAAGTTGGCGGAGGCGACGACCCAGACGGCGCGGACGTTTTTCGGGTTGTAG
- a CDS encoding Spx/MgsR family RNA polymerase-binding regulatory protein, whose amino-acid sequence MSTLTLYTYANCDTCRRAVKWLDAHGIDFDEKPIRETPPSPAELRAMLRRLGGRVALRKLFNTSGVEYRKLKVGELLPTLSEAEALTLLAGNGSLVKRPFVIGSGDSTGANGALAGVGLVGFDEPTWSGVFAGCVRR is encoded by the coding sequence ATGTCCACGCTCACGCTTTATACTTACGCCAACTGTGATACCTGCCGCCGCGCGGTAAAATGGCTGGACGCACACGGCATCGATTTTGACGAAAAGCCGATCCGCGAAACCCCGCCATCGCCCGCCGAGTTGCGCGCGATGCTCCGCCGCCTCGGAGGCCGGGTTGCGCTGCGCAAGCTCTTCAACACCTCGGGGGTGGAGTACCGTAAGCTCAAAGTCGGCGAACTGCTGCCCACCTTATCGGAGGCCGAAGCCCTCACGCTGTTGGCCGGAAACGGCAGCCTGGTGAAACGCCCCTTCGTCATCGGATCGGGTGATTCAACCGGTGCCAATGGTGCGTTGGCCGGGGTGGGTCTGGTGGGTTTCGACGAACCCACGTGGTCGGGCGTCTTCGCCGGCTGCGTGCGTAGGTAG
- a CDS encoding DUF2293 domain-containing protein, protein MPTETREVRPFSKPGHVLAADTRVLAIPAGWALLPPGDAALSKRIKQDGPTWTVVEMKGNKRFSRGIWAPATRIAALQTERAAELQDPAYQRQLAAGRNRRAAEQVVYAEDFRAAVQAFLNFHPAFRGEAQLMAKLIADHAVPVGSGTVARTERIPIEERAEAATIAWMRHQTTGYDTMVIPLVKGRRREVRRMLAQRSVQLLARYRQGQPIEVATCPLARALAPYRPKPASPASAGAPAAAAPAQMPLAF, encoded by the coding sequence ATGCCTACCGAAACCCGTGAAGTCCGTCCGTTTTCCAAGCCCGGCCACGTCCTCGCTGCTGATACCCGGGTGCTGGCGATACCGGCCGGTTGGGCCCTGCTACCGCCCGGCGACGCCGCCCTGAGCAAGCGCATCAAGCAGGACGGGCCGACTTGGACGGTGGTTGAGATGAAGGGCAATAAACGCTTTTCGCGTGGTATTTGGGCGCCGGCTACACGCATCGCCGCGCTTCAGACTGAACGCGCCGCCGAGCTCCAGGACCCAGCCTACCAGCGCCAACTCGCCGCCGGGCGCAACCGCCGTGCCGCCGAACAGGTCGTCTACGCCGAGGATTTCCGTGCGGCCGTGCAGGCGTTTCTTAACTTCCATCCCGCTTTTCGCGGTGAGGCGCAGTTGATGGCGAAACTCATTGCCGATCACGCCGTGCCGGTGGGCAGTGGCACGGTGGCGCGCACGGAGCGCATTCCCATCGAGGAGCGCGCCGAGGCGGCCACCATCGCCTGGATGCGCCATCAAACCACCGGCTATGACACCATGGTGATTCCCTTGGTCAAAGGCCGCCGCCGCGAGGTCCGCCGAATGCTCGCCCAGCGCTCGGTGCAACTGCTCGCCCGCTACCGCCAAGGTCAGCCGATCGAAGTCGCCACTTGCCCCCTGGCCCGGGCGCTCGCCCCGTATCGGCCCAAGCCGGCGTCACCCGCTTCGGCCGGCGCTCCCGCCGCCGCAGCTCCGGCGCAGATGCCGCTGGCGTTTTAG
- the chrA gene encoding chromate efflux transporter: MAGHPTFREAFRFWLKLGFISFGGPAGQIALMQQELVERKKWIGQQRFLHALNFCMLLPGPEAQQLAIYCGWLLHRTWGGIVAGVLFVLPSAFLLWALSVVYVFYGHIGWLAAVFHGLKPAVVAIVVAAVLRIGKKSLHNAPLWAIAITAFALVFFLKTPFPLIVVGALLVGWIGARLAPEVFAPMGGGLGVRAGASSPADITERVTERAVIADAAWHCGVLPTMRRAVRVVTVCVVLWFAPVGVIGVLLGWHSVWVNQAVFFSKAAMVTFGGAYAVLPYVAQHAVETHGWLAAPQMLDGLAFAETTPGPLIMVLQFVGFLGGWNQPGALSPLASASLGAAITTWVTFVPCFLWIFLGAPHIEQLRGNNQLAGALSAVTASVAGVILNLAVWFGWQVLVPGGSWASVDWLAVGLVVGAFVALHRFRANVVAVIAASGLIGLLAA; encoded by the coding sequence ATGGCGGGTCATCCTACTTTTCGTGAGGCGTTCCGGTTCTGGCTCAAGCTAGGCTTTATCAGCTTCGGTGGGCCGGCCGGGCAGATCGCCCTCATGCAACAGGAACTCGTGGAGCGCAAAAAGTGGATCGGCCAGCAGCGCTTTCTGCATGCGCTGAATTTTTGCATGCTGCTTCCCGGCCCCGAAGCTCAACAACTGGCCATCTATTGCGGCTGGTTACTGCATCGTACGTGGGGCGGCATCGTCGCCGGCGTCTTGTTCGTGTTGCCATCGGCGTTCCTGCTTTGGGCGCTAAGCGTGGTGTATGTGTTTTATGGGCACATCGGGTGGCTGGCTGCCGTTTTTCACGGGCTGAAACCGGCGGTGGTGGCCATCGTGGTCGCAGCCGTGTTGCGCATCGGAAAAAAGTCGCTGCACAACGCGCCGCTGTGGGCGATTGCCATAACGGCCTTCGCCCTGGTGTTTTTTCTTAAAACGCCGTTCCCGCTCATCGTCGTGGGGGCGTTGCTGGTGGGGTGGATCGGAGCGCGGCTGGCGCCGGAGGTGTTTGCGCCAATGGGCGGCGGCCTCGGGGTGAGGGCAGGGGCTTCATCACCTGCTGATATTACCGAACGCGTCACCGAGCGGGCGGTGATTGCTGATGCGGCGTGGCATTGCGGCGTGTTGCCCACGATGCGGCGGGCGGTGCGCGTGGTGACGGTTTGCGTGGTGCTCTGGTTCGCGCCGGTGGGGGTGATTGGCGTGCTGCTGGGGTGGCACTCGGTGTGGGTGAACCAGGCAGTGTTTTTCAGCAAGGCGGCGATGGTGACTTTTGGCGGCGCCTACGCGGTGTTGCCTTACGTGGCCCAGCACGCGGTGGAAACCCACGGCTGGCTGGCCGCCCCGCAGATGCTCGACGGGTTGGCTTTTGCCGAAACCACCCCCGGGCCGCTCATCATGGTGCTGCAGTTTGTGGGCTTCCTTGGCGGCTGGAATCAGCCGGGAGCGTTGAGCCCGCTCGCCTCGGCAAGCTTGGGGGCAGCCATCACCACGTGGGTGACCTTTGTGCCCTGTTTCCTGTGGATTTTTCTCGGTGCGCCTCACATCGAGCAGTTGCGCGGAAATAATCAGCTGGCGGGGGCGCTGAGCGCGGTGACGGCGAGTGTGGCGGGCGTGATTTTAAACCTCGCGGTGTGGTTTGGTTGGCAGGTGCTGGTGCCGGGCGGAAGTTGGGCGAGCGTGGATTGGCTGGCCGTCGGCCTGGTCGTGGGGGCGTTTGTGGCGTTACACCGCTTTCGGGCGAACGTGGTGGCGGTGATCGCCGCCAGCGGCTTGATCGGTCTGCTGGCGGCGTAG
- a CDS encoding type II toxin-antitoxin system RelE/ParE family toxin, translating into MSPWKVELADTAKKQLAKLDRGAQERIVRYLFTRIQPASDPAVFGKPLRGDAHGLWRYRVDDYRVICRIDAGKLIVLVVKVGHRADVYE; encoded by the coding sequence ATGTCACCTTGGAAGGTTGAGCTGGCCGACACGGCCAAAAAGCAGTTGGCCAAACTGGATCGCGGGGCCCAAGAGCGCATTGTACGCTACCTGTTCACTCGCATCCAACCGGCCAGCGATCCCGCCGTGTTTGGTAAACCACTCCGGGGCGATGCGCACGGCCTTTGGCGGTATCGGGTGGACGATTATCGGGTCATTTGCCGGATCGACGCCGGCAAACTGATTGTTCTGGTGGTGAAAGTCGGCCACCGTGCGGATGTTTACGAGTGA
- a CDS encoding ribbon-helix-helix protein, CopG family has translation MVSLRLPAKAERELGRLAKRQHSSKAALAREAVYGLLADLKDSRDGAAVLARVEAGKEKTYTLEQVAAELDVTLEG, from the coding sequence ATGGTTTCGTTAAGATTACCCGCTAAAGCCGAACGCGAGCTGGGGCGCCTTGCCAAACGCCAGCACAGCTCCAAGGCGGCGCTGGCCCGCGAGGCGGTTTATGGTTTACTGGCCGACCTGAAGGACTCCCGTGATGGCGCTGCGGTGCTGGCCCGGGTAGAAGCAGGTAAGGAAAAAACCTACACGCTCGAACAGGTCGCGGCGGAACTCGATGTCACCTTGGAAGGTTGA